The Halorussus rarus genome includes the window CTCGACCCGGAAGCCGCCCGGAATCTCGCCCTCGCGCTCGCGGGCGACCGCGGCCCGGCGGACCGCCTCGATGCCGACCGCGCCCGCGCCGTCGAACGCGCCGGCCTGCCAGCCCCGGGTCGGGAGCACGCCCACCGCGTCGGCGAAGTCGACGGTCTCGACGGTCTCGCTGGCGGCCTGCCACCGGCCGGTGTCGCCCGCCGCGAACCGGGCCTCGGCGTCGGCCCGTCGGTCGGCGAGGTCGGCCGGCGGGTCGGGCGGGTCGCCCTCGGCGACGACCGCCTTCAGGCGCTTGGCGCCCAAGACCGCGCCGGCGCCGCCCCGGCCCGCCTGGTGGTCGCCGCCGTCCGAGGCGATGGTCGCGTACCGGACCCGGCGCTCGCCGGCGGGCCCGATGCACGCGGCGGGCGCGTCGAGCGCCGCGTCGGTCGCCGCGGCGTCGGCACCCCAGAGGTTCTCCGCGGGTTCGAGGGCGGCGCCGCCGTCCCGGATGCGGAGCATCGTCGGCTCGTCGGCCGCGCCCTCGACCAGCACCGCGACGACGTCGTCCAGCGCGCCGGCGAGTGCGCCGGCGAAGTCGCCGCCGGCGTACGAGTCGAGGAAGGCACCGGTCAGCGGTGACTTCGTGACCGCGGCGTAGCGCTGCTCGCCCGGCGTGAGTCCCGACAGGGGGCCGAGCGCGAACAACAGGACGTTCTCGGGTCCGAGCGAATCGGTGCCCGGGTCGAGTTCCTCGTAGAGGTAGCGGGCCGCCAGGCCCTTGCCGCCGAGGTAGCGGCGACGCCACGCCCCGGGGACGGGTTCGCGCTCGACGCTGCCGTCGCTCAGGTCCACCCGGAGGAGCCGGTCCGGCGGTTCGTAACCCCCATCCATCTGGACTCAGGTACGGCTCGCACGTTGGTAACGGTTCGGGTGCCGGGATGGGTCGGGTGAGCGGCGCGAGGGTCGGAGCGCGACGGGGACACTTTTGGGTCTCACCGCCGAAACGTCGAGTATGTACGACCGCATCCTGGTTCCGACAGACGGCAGCGACCAGCCGTCCGTGGTCCGCCACGCGCTGAACGTCGCCGAGCTCGCCGGCGCGACCGTCCACGCCCTCTACGTGGTCGACGAGAAGGCGCTGGACTACCAGCCCTCCGAGTCGGGCCGGAAGGAGACCCGCGAGGCCCGCCGCGAGGAGGGCGAGGCGGCCGTCGCGGACATCTCCGAGGCCGCCGAGGAGCGGGGCCTCGACGCGGTCACCGCCATCGAGGAGGGGTCGCCCGCCGAGACCGTCGTCGACTACGCCGACGAGGTCGACGCGGAGATGGTCGTGATGGGCACCCGCGGCCGGTCGGGCGTCGACCGCTACGTCCTCGGGAGCGTCACCGAGCAGGTGGTCCGCAGCAGCGAGGTGCCGGTGCTGACGGTCAACCTCGAGCGCCAGCGCCGGGCGGTCCGCGACGACGAGACCGCCGTCGAGCGCGCGAAGGAGGTGCTCGCCGACGAGGGCCACGAGGTCGCGGAGGTGCCCGAGCAGCCCTACCGCGAGAGCAACACCTGGATCGTCCGGGCGGTCACCGCGGACGGTGACACCTTCAACGTCCACCTCGACGCCGCCTCCGGCGAGTCGCGGGTCGCCCGCATCCGGAGCGAGTGACGACGCGCGACGGCGAGGTTTGATCGCCGTTCGGGCCCGGAACGCCGACCCCCGCGAGCTATTTCCCGCTGGCCGCCCAACTCCGGAGCATGCCCGCCGGAGTCGTCATCGCGGGGGGTCGCTCGACCCGGTTCGGCGACGCGGACAAGGCGGTCGCCGACCTCGCCGGCGCGCCGATGATACGCCGGGTCGCCGACCGGCTCGCGCCCGCGGTGGACGTCCTCGTCGTCAACTGCCGGGCCGACCAGCGCGAGCCGATAACCGACGCGCTGACCGGCTACGACCGGCCGGTCCGGTTCGCGGTCGACCCCGACCCCGACCGGGGACCGATGGCCGGCATCCGGACCGGCCTCCGGGAGGTCGAGTCGACCGACTCGGCGTACGCCTTCGTCGCGGCCTGCGACATGCCCTTCCTCGACGCGAACCTCGTGGAGTACCTGTTCGAGCGCGCCCGGGGTCGTGCAGAAAGAGGTGATGAGTCGGGAGATGGAGCGGCGGAGTCCCACGACGCCGCGGTCCCGCGACCGACCGAGTGGTTCGAGACCACCCACGCCGTCTACCGGGCGGCGCCGATGGCCGACGCCTGCGACCGCGCGCTGGCGCGGGGCGACCACAAGATAATCGAACCCCTGTTCGAGCTCGACTACGTCGTGGTCGAGGGCGACGAACTCGCCGACTTCGACCCCGACAGCTTCGAGAACGTCAACACCCGCGAGGAGTTCGAGGCCGCCGAAGAGCGCTATCGCTGAGTTCGGTCCACCGCGGCGCTTCACGCGAGACCGATTCTCTAAGACCGCTCGACCACCGCGACCACCGGGTCGTCGGCGACCATCCGGGTCAGCACCACGCGGGGCACCGAGTCGGGCGCGCGAGCCAGCACCCCCTCCGCGATTTCTCGACCGACAGCCTCCAGCTGCGAATCATCGACCATGTTGACGACCGGAATCGCGGTCGCGCCCTCGGGGACGCCCTTCAGGCCCGCCTCCTCGCTGGCGAGCACCGCGCCCACGTCCTCGGTGCGAACCTCCTCGCCGACCTTCCGGCCAGTGACCGCGGCCACGCGCTCGGGCCGGTGGATCCGCTCGTCGGTGAGCGGCTTTCCGACGATCCGGGCGCTGGCGAGGGGAATCACGGTGTCGGCCGCAGCGGGAATCCGGGGTTCGCGCTCGTTCGGGGCCTTCAGCCACCGGGTGCGCGCGCCGTCGGCCTTGACGAGCACCGGCCCGTCGTGAGCCGCCGCGAGGTCGGCCACCGTCTCGGGGTCGTAGCCGCGGTAGCGGTCCTCGCGCTCGCGCTCGGGGACGAGTCCCAGCGGGAAGCGGTCGGCCGCGGCGGCGGACCCGATAGGGTCGTCGGTGACGACCACCGCCGCGACCTCCTCGTCGAAGATGGGGATGCGGACCGTCGCGGTGACGACCGCGCGGTCGAGGCGACCGGCCAGCGCGTAGAGGGTGGTCTTCTTCCCGCCGGCGCCGACGACGCAGGTCAGCCCGGTCGCGGCGTCGAGCGCGTCGGGGAGGTTCATGCCGCCTCCTCCGCCGCCGGTCGGCCGGTCTCCCGGTCGTAGAGCCTCGCCATCTCGTTGA containing:
- a CDS encoding universal stress protein, which produces MYDRILVPTDGSDQPSVVRHALNVAELAGATVHALYVVDEKALDYQPSESGRKETREARREEGEAAVADISEAAEERGLDAVTAIEEGSPAETVVDYADEVDAEMVVMGTRGRSGVDRYVLGSVTEQVVRSSEVPVLTVNLERQRRAVRDDETAVERAKEVLADEGHEVAEVPEQPYRESNTWIVRAVTADGDTFNVHLDAASGESRVARIRSE
- a CDS encoding molybdenum cofactor guanylyltransferase; this translates as MPAGVVIAGGRSTRFGDADKAVADLAGAPMIRRVADRLAPAVDVLVVNCRADQREPITDALTGYDRPVRFAVDPDPDRGPMAGIRTGLREVESTDSAYAFVAACDMPFLDANLVEYLFERARGRAERGDESGDGAAESHDAAVPRPTEWFETTHAVYRAAPMADACDRALARGDHKIIEPLFELDYVVVEGDELADFDPDSFENVNTREEFEAAEERYR
- the yqeC gene encoding selenium cofactor biosynthesis protein YqeC, whose protein sequence is MNLPDALDAATGLTCVVGAGGKKTTLYALAGRLDRAVVTATVRIPIFDEEVAAVVVTDDPIGSAAAADRFPLGLVPEREREDRYRGYDPETVADLAAAHDGPVLVKADGARTRWLKAPNEREPRIPAAADTVIPLASARIVGKPLTDERIHRPERVAAVTGRKVGEEVRTEDVGAVLASEEAGLKGVPEGATAIPVVNMVDDSQLEAVGREIAEGVLARAPDSVPRVVLTRMVADDPVVAVVERS